In Bradyrhizobium erythrophlei, a single genomic region encodes these proteins:
- a CDS encoding OpgC domain-containing protein, whose amino-acid sequence MNATAALVRHARDTRLYLFLGLANWFIFLDHIPNDVVSWITPRHLGLSGAADMFVFIIGYNAALTYGPIMLQRGAIVGATRVIKRAWQLYAAFIVLFAIYAVSVGDVATRYAAPDIIYEFNFAGLLEDPVRTVSHGLLLQSRALNLDLLQLSVLLMAFFPVALWLLLRAPALALTGSIALYVAARQFEWNLATFPDGTWDFNPFCWQLLFVLGAWCALGGVSRFRALFRAPVWAYVGAAFLVFSYVISMAARFPALGDQLPAWLHDVFIPTDRVNLAPYRILHFAVVALFATRLIPKKWHGLNWPVFKPLIVCGEQALPVFCAGVFLSLAGHFVLVMGSGSLLEQTLVSLSGFAIMTLVASYVAWSKRQDGHSLAPISHGASLRAG is encoded by the coding sequence ATGAATGCTACCGCCGCCCTCGTTCGTCACGCGCGCGACACGAGGCTCTATCTGTTCCTCGGTCTGGCGAACTGGTTCATTTTTCTGGACCACATCCCCAACGACGTCGTGAGCTGGATCACGCCGCGCCATCTCGGCTTGAGCGGCGCAGCCGACATGTTCGTTTTCATCATCGGCTATAACGCAGCCCTGACCTATGGGCCGATCATGCTCCAGCGCGGCGCCATCGTCGGCGCGACGCGGGTCATCAAGCGCGCCTGGCAGCTCTATGCCGCGTTCATCGTGCTGTTTGCGATTTACGCGGTGTCGGTCGGCGACGTCGCCACGCGTTATGCCGCGCCCGATATCATCTACGAATTCAACTTTGCCGGTCTTCTGGAAGACCCGGTCCGCACCGTCTCGCACGGCCTGTTGCTGCAATCCAGGGCGCTGAATCTCGATTTGCTTCAGCTTTCGGTACTGCTGATGGCATTCTTCCCCGTCGCGCTGTGGCTGTTGCTGCGCGCCCCAGCGCTGGCGCTGACCGGTTCGATCGCGCTTTACGTGGCCGCACGCCAGTTTGAATGGAACCTGGCGACCTTCCCCGACGGCACCTGGGATTTCAATCCATTCTGCTGGCAGTTGCTGTTCGTGCTCGGCGCCTGGTGCGCGCTCGGCGGCGTCAGCCGGTTTCGCGCGCTGTTCCGCGCGCCGGTATGGGCCTATGTCGGCGCGGCCTTTCTCGTCTTCTCCTACGTGATATCGATGGCCGCGCGCTTTCCCGCGCTGGGCGACCAGCTTCCCGCCTGGCTGCATGACGTTTTCATCCCCACTGACCGGGTCAATCTCGCGCCCTACCGCATCCTGCATTTCGCGGTCGTGGCGTTGTTCGCCACTCGTCTGATCCCGAAGAAATGGCACGGCTTGAACTGGCCGGTCTTCAAGCCGCTGATCGTCTGCGGCGAGCAGGCGCTGCCGGTGTTCTGTGCCGGTGTGTTCCTTTCGCTGGCCGGCCATTTCGTGCTGGTGATGGGTTCCGGATCGCTGCTCGAACAGACCCTGGTCAGCCTTTCCGGCTTCGCCATCATGACGCTGGTCGCAAGCTACGTGGCGTGGTCCAAGCGCCAGGACGGGCACTCTCTTGCGCCGATCAGCCACGGCGCTTCGTTGCGGGCGGGCTGA
- a CDS encoding molybdopterin-dependent oxidoreductase: protein MMDRRELLKRTGLAALAAGFSAPRAFALEDAVVLPFDNGERPLVRYPQKRPMIGLTSRPPQLETPFSVFDSGPITPNNAFFVRYHLADIPYNLDPDKFTLEIKGKVDRPLKLSLKEIRKLPATELVAVNQCSGNSRGFSEPRVAGGQLGNGAMGNARWRGVPLKAVLDMAGVQAGARQVTFNGMDGPVMEPTPDFVKALDIDHARDGEVMLAYGMNGEDLPFLNGFPLRLVVPGYYGTYWVKHLNEITVIDSVFDGFWMKTAYRIPDTPCGCVEPGTAPKATIPINRFTIRSFITNVSNGARVKARKDVTLKGIAFDGGKGIKEVAVSTDNGTTWTPAKLGRDLGKYSFREWKLPVKLIPGAYDLRVRATSNSGDTQPMDPGWNPAGYLRNVVETVRVTAA, encoded by the coding sequence ATGATGGACCGACGGGAGCTGCTCAAGCGTACGGGCCTTGCGGCATTGGCCGCCGGTTTTTCAGCACCGCGGGCTTTCGCACTCGAGGATGCCGTCGTCCTGCCGTTCGACAACGGCGAGCGCCCGCTGGTGAGATATCCGCAGAAGCGGCCGATGATCGGACTGACCAGCCGCCCGCCGCAACTCGAAACCCCGTTTTCGGTCTTCGACAGCGGCCCGATCACGCCGAACAACGCCTTCTTCGTGCGCTATCATCTGGCCGACATTCCCTACAACCTCGATCCCGACAAGTTCACGCTTGAGATCAAGGGCAAGGTCGACCGGCCACTCAAGCTGTCGTTGAAGGAGATCCGAAAACTGCCCGCCACCGAACTCGTCGCGGTCAACCAGTGCTCGGGCAACAGCCGCGGCTTCTCCGAGCCGCGCGTCGCCGGCGGGCAACTCGGCAACGGCGCGATGGGCAATGCGCGATGGCGCGGCGTGCCGCTCAAGGCCGTGCTCGACATGGCGGGCGTGCAGGCGGGCGCACGTCAAGTGACGTTCAACGGCATGGACGGACCGGTGATGGAGCCGACACCGGATTTCGTCAAGGCGCTCGACATCGATCACGCGCGCGACGGCGAGGTGATGCTGGCCTATGGCATGAACGGCGAGGATCTGCCGTTTCTGAACGGCTTTCCGCTGAGGCTGGTGGTGCCCGGCTATTACGGCACCTACTGGGTCAAGCACCTGAACGAGATCACCGTGATCGACAGTGTCTTCGACGGATTCTGGATGAAGACCGCCTACCGGATTCCGGACACGCCATGCGGCTGCGTCGAACCCGGCACGGCGCCCAAGGCGACGATCCCGATCAACCGTTTCACGATCCGCTCTTTCATCACCAATGTGAGCAACGGCGCGCGCGTGAAGGCGCGCAAGGATGTCACCTTGAAGGGTATCGCCTTCGACGGCGGCAAGGGCATCAAGGAGGTTGCCGTCTCCACCGACAATGGCACGACCTGGACGCCGGCGAAGCTCGGCCGCGATCTCGGCAAATATTCGTTCCGCGAATGGAAGCTCCCGGTCAAGCTCATTCCCGGCGCCTACGACTTGCGGGTGCGCGCGACCAGCAATTCGGGCGACACGCAGCCGATGGATCCGGGCTGGAACCCGGCCGGCTATCTGCGCAATGTCGTCGAAACCGTCCGCGTTACCGCGGCGTAG
- a CDS encoding glycosyltransferase family 39 protein: MAPHDSFRDKAANRDVRLWLGVIVLIAAMTVMRGLYAGLLDLRTDEAYYWTWSRESVLSFLDHPPMVAWFVRLGTAIFGDTSFGARFAGLLAMLATQILLADMVWRVTRDARAVVTAVLMMEASLYFGLLMTKISPDVPQVLFVTAMVWALVRLAVSGDGRWWLAAGAFAGLAALSKFTIALLIPAVLVFALAPRWRGQWLRSPYPYAAAVIALLLFMPVVVWNVQHDWASFRFQAVRATSATSEHTWSFRTFGEFIGLQFGLVGFVLLPVVLTGVGLTARRGFRRGDAIAMLLSTAVIVPLSYFLWKSFSLRIGDTWPTLIWPLGFAAAAINLVTLRQEGWSASFVAMSFRWARIAIVSGIAFVVVVCVYYLALPYNFIGRTDPVGGEAGYEAVVARVEAELQKTGATWIATTDYRTCAMLRWFFKTRVPVVQINERGRYQGFRAPDISLIAGHVGLYVGREPENNPAIALWASVPAKREPLESVDRVWRGVVMDTYAIEKFTGWTPDLSPPRDSPLFGWRWLA; this comes from the coding sequence ATGGCGCCCCACGATAGTTTTCGCGACAAAGCGGCAAATCGCGACGTTCGGTTATGGCTCGGCGTCATCGTGCTGATCGCGGCGATGACGGTCATGCGCGGCCTCTATGCGGGCCTGCTCGATCTGCGGACGGACGAGGCCTATTACTGGACCTGGTCCAGGGAAAGCGTGCTGTCCTTCCTCGACCATCCGCCGATGGTAGCGTGGTTCGTGCGCCTCGGCACCGCGATCTTCGGCGACACCAGTTTCGGTGCGCGGTTTGCCGGCCTGCTGGCGATGCTGGCCACGCAAATTCTGCTGGCCGATATGGTCTGGCGCGTCACGCGCGACGCCCGCGCGGTTGTCACCGCCGTGCTGATGATGGAGGCCTCGCTCTATTTCGGCCTGCTGATGACCAAGATCTCGCCCGACGTCCCGCAGGTTCTGTTCGTCACGGCGATGGTGTGGGCGTTGGTCCGGCTTGCCGTGAGCGGCGACGGGCGGTGGTGGCTTGCGGCCGGCGCTTTCGCGGGGCTGGCGGCGCTGTCGAAGTTCACGATTGCGCTTCTGATCCCGGCGGTGCTCGTATTCGCGCTTGCGCCGCGCTGGCGCGGCCAGTGGCTGCGCAGTCCCTATCCCTACGCCGCCGCCGTGATTGCGCTGCTGCTGTTCATGCCGGTCGTGGTCTGGAACGTGCAGCACGACTGGGCCTCGTTCCGTTTCCAGGCGGTGCGGGCGACCTCGGCGACGTCGGAACACACTTGGTCGTTTCGCACCTTCGGCGAATTCATCGGGTTGCAATTCGGCCTTGTCGGCTTTGTGCTGCTGCCCGTGGTGCTGACCGGGGTCGGCCTGACGGCGCGGCGCGGATTTCGACGCGGGGATGCGATCGCCATGCTGCTGTCGACGGCGGTGATCGTTCCCTTATCCTACTTCCTCTGGAAATCGTTCTCCTTGCGCATCGGCGATACCTGGCCGACGCTGATCTGGCCGCTTGGGTTTGCCGCGGCCGCCATCAATCTTGTGACGCTGCGGCAAGAGGGATGGAGCGCCTCGTTCGTCGCGATGTCATTCCGCTGGGCCAGGATCGCCATCGTTTCCGGCATCGCCTTTGTCGTCGTTGTCTGCGTCTATTATCTCGCGCTGCCCTATAATTTCATCGGCCGCACCGATCCGGTCGGCGGCGAGGCCGGCTACGAGGCGGTCGTTGCCCGGGTCGAGGCCGAACTGCAAAAGACCGGCGCGACCTGGATCGCGACGACGGACTATCGCACCTGCGCGATGCTGCGCTGGTTCTTCAAAACCAGAGTGCCGGTGGTGCAGATCAACGAGCGCGGGCGATATCAGGGTTTTCGCGCGCCTGACATAAGTCTGATCGCGGGCCATGTCGGCCTCTATGTCGGGCGCGAACCTGAAAACAACCCGGCGATTGCGTTATGGGCGTCGGTGCCGGCCAAACGCGAGCCGCTCGAAAGCGTCGATCGCGTCTGGCGTGGCGTGGTGATGGATACTTATGCGATCGAAAAGTTCACCGGCTGGACGCCGGACCTGTCGCCGCCGCGGGACTCGCCGCTGTTCGGCTGGCGCTGGCTGGCCTAG
- a CDS encoding cytochrome c — MKRRLLFAILLIIVLGLILKYGAAAAAPIAYDLPPEAAAFRPGPNLDVVMNNCTGCHSADYIVTQPRGPKFKTDFWRAEVTKMIKVYGAPIPDADVPKIVEYLAATY; from the coding sequence ATGAAACGACGGCTTCTGTTCGCGATCCTGCTCATCATCGTGCTCGGCCTGATCCTGAAATACGGCGCGGCCGCCGCAGCCCCGATCGCCTATGACCTGCCGCCCGAAGCGGCAGCCTTCAGACCCGGCCCCAATCTCGATGTCGTCATGAACAACTGTACGGGGTGCCATTCGGCTGACTACATTGTGACCCAGCCGCGCGGGCCAAAATTCAAGACGGATTTCTGGCGGGCCGAAGTCACCAAGATGATCAAGGTCTATGGCGCGCCAATTCCCGACGCCGATGTGCCGAAGATCGTCGAATATCTCGCCGCGACCTATTAG
- a CDS encoding SDR family NAD(P)-dependent oxidoreductase, producing MSEMLPSGVCPQTKLSGRMLGKVCLVTGGGSGIGRASALLMAEEGAAAVLIAGRRQSEIEAAARACEDLGAEACAIRTDVTREEEVERLIATAIARFGRLDAVFNDAGFQERRAPLEAQDSAVYDTVFDTNVRGVFLCLRHQLPVMFAQGSGRIVINASVSGVRNPNPGLSLYSASKAAVLSLVRSAAMEAASRGVSINAVAPGRVITDMMLRSGVGDMASVAAGLPLRRMGKAEEVAEAVVWLLSDASSYVVGHILAADGGFLAS from the coding sequence ATGAGTGAAATGTTGCCAAGCGGAGTTTGTCCGCAGACCAAGCTCTCGGGTCGCATGCTGGGAAAGGTCTGCCTGGTCACGGGAGGCGGCAGCGGTATCGGCCGCGCCTCCGCGCTTCTGATGGCGGAGGAGGGGGCTGCCGCCGTGCTGATTGCCGGCCGGCGGCAATCCGAGATCGAAGCCGCGGCGCGAGCCTGCGAGGATCTCGGCGCAGAGGCGTGCGCAATCAGAACCGACGTCACGCGCGAGGAAGAAGTCGAGCGCCTCATCGCGACAGCGATCGCGCGCTTTGGCAGGCTGGATGCCGTCTTCAACGATGCGGGCTTTCAGGAAAGACGCGCTCCTCTGGAAGCACAGGACAGCGCCGTCTACGATACGGTATTCGATACCAACGTGCGGGGCGTATTTCTTTGCCTGCGGCATCAGCTGCCGGTGATGTTCGCGCAAGGTTCGGGCAGGATCGTCATCAATGCCTCGGTGAGCGGTGTCCGCAATCCAAATCCGGGCCTGTCGCTTTATTCCGCTTCCAAGGCTGCGGTGCTGTCGCTGGTCCGTTCGGCTGCGATGGAAGCTGCATCGCGCGGCGTCTCCATCAACGCGGTCGCGCCGGGCCGCGTCATCACCGATATGATGCTGCGCTCGGGCGTCGGTGATATGGCAAGTGTTGCGGCCGGCTTGCCGCTGAGGCGTATGGGCAAGGCGGAGGAGGTGGCCGAGGCTGTGGTCTGGCTGCTCTCAGACGCGTCGTCTTACGTGGTAGGTCACATTCTTGCGGCCGATGGCGGCTTCCTGGCCTCCTGA
- a CDS encoding adenylate/guanylate cyclase domain-containing protein, whose amino-acid sequence MTAFNLARIGTFFRGVSVRQIRMICGLILFAYLISHFLNHALGNISAEALAWGLHYHLLFWQFLPVVIVFYTAVLVHGGLGIWALYERRQFRWKTIEPLQLVLGLSIPALIAAHVISTRLGHTLFAQEKFYPQVLHGYFAAMGPRFGSTMLVLVISWIHGCIGLYFWLRLKTFFRHAAPFLLAAAVLVPALALLGIYQGGRTVMKDSADPEWRAANLSPDKVGAAGEAQTLEAITNYFLIGYLGLLGFVLIARGVRTLHERRGGMITLSYGNGRAIRVPKGLSVLEASLRHQVPHASVCGGRARCSTCRIRIIGDCAALPQPSNRESFVLNRVGSAADPAIRLACQLRPETDLSFFQIFTPQVAPTRHGPSHIGEERYLVSMFVDMRGSTRLAENRLPFDTVFVVNRFLGAVSKAVIECGGQPNQFLGDGQLALFGLTTNRQTACRQALTAAGHISAHIDELNQFLKNDLREPIRFGIGIHGGEVIVGDIGYRDHMVFTALGDAVNVAARLQDMTKSLGCEVIFSDEVRATAGLAIDALPRQDVAIRGRTGPTSVCVVEQASFLSALLEAETPVAA is encoded by the coding sequence ATGACCGCGTTCAACCTCGCCCGAATCGGAACGTTCTTCCGCGGCGTCAGCGTCCGACAAATTCGCATGATCTGCGGGCTGATCCTGTTTGCCTACCTGATCAGCCATTTCCTCAACCACGCGCTCGGCAATATCTCCGCGGAGGCGCTGGCCTGGGGCCTGCACTACCATCTCCTGTTCTGGCAGTTCCTGCCCGTGGTGATCGTGTTTTACACTGCGGTGCTGGTCCATGGCGGCCTCGGCATCTGGGCACTCTACGAACGCCGGCAATTCCGCTGGAAGACCATCGAGCCGCTGCAACTCGTGCTCGGTCTGAGCATCCCGGCGCTCATTGCCGCGCATGTGATCAGCACGAGGCTCGGGCATACCCTGTTTGCGCAAGAGAAGTTCTATCCGCAAGTACTTCACGGCTACTTCGCGGCGATGGGGCCCCGGTTCGGATCTACCATGCTCGTGCTGGTCATCTCGTGGATCCACGGCTGCATCGGCCTGTACTTCTGGCTGCGCCTGAAGACGTTCTTCCGCCATGCCGCACCGTTCCTGCTGGCCGCCGCCGTACTGGTCCCGGCTCTCGCCTTGCTTGGCATCTACCAGGGCGGCCGGACCGTCATGAAGGACAGCGCTGACCCGGAGTGGCGGGCCGCCAACCTCTCGCCAGACAAGGTCGGCGCGGCGGGCGAGGCGCAGACACTGGAGGCCATCACCAACTACTTCCTGATCGGCTATCTCGGCCTGCTCGGCTTCGTGCTGATCGCGCGCGGCGTTCGCACGCTGCACGAGCGACGCGGCGGCATGATCACGCTTTCCTACGGCAATGGCCGCGCCATCCGGGTGCCGAAGGGCCTTTCCGTGCTGGAAGCAAGCCTGCGCCATCAGGTCCCGCATGCCAGCGTGTGCGGAGGCCGCGCCCGCTGCTCGACCTGCCGCATTCGCATCATCGGCGACTGCGCAGCCTTGCCACAGCCCTCGAACCGTGAATCCTTCGTACTCAACCGGGTCGGGAGCGCTGCGGACCCCGCGATTCGCCTCGCCTGTCAGCTCCGCCCCGAGACCGACCTTTCATTTTTCCAGATCTTCACGCCGCAGGTCGCGCCGACCCGCCATGGCCCCTCGCATATCGGCGAAGAGCGCTATCTCGTCAGCATGTTCGTGGACATGCGCGGCTCGACCAGGCTTGCGGAAAACCGCCTGCCGTTCGACACGGTGTTCGTCGTCAACCGCTTTCTCGGCGCGGTCTCGAAGGCCGTGATCGAATGCGGCGGCCAGCCGAACCAGTTTCTCGGCGACGGGCAACTTGCGCTGTTCGGGCTTACGACCAACCGGCAAACCGCCTGTCGCCAGGCGCTGACGGCGGCGGGGCACATCTCGGCCCATATCGATGAGCTCAATCAGTTCCTCAAGAACGACCTGCGCGAGCCGATCCGCTTCGGCATCGGCATTCACGGCGGCGAGGTGATCGTGGGCGATATCGGCTACCGCGATCACATGGTGTTCACCGCGCTCGGCGACGCGGTCAATGTTGCGGCGCGGTTGCAGGACATGACCAAGAGCCTTGGTTGCGAGGTCATCTTTTCCGACGAAGTGCGCGCCACGGCGGGGCTCGCAATCGACGCGCTGCCGCGGCAGGACGTCGCAATTCGCGGCCGCACCGGACCGACCAGCGTGTGCGTGGTGGAACAGGCGAGCTTCTTGTCGGCCCTCCTCGAGGCCGAGACGCCCGTCGCCGCCTGA
- the trhA gene encoding PAQR family membrane homeostasis protein TrhA has translation MSVFRLKQFASHSAHAAADAIRWNYDRAELIADGIVHGIGVFSAIIAVTVLIVLAAVFASAYEIVTVSVYAAGLLAMLGFSAAYNLWPVSRRKWILRRFDHSAIYVLIAATYTPIFAQLQDRAFAMSLLAGVWGVAAVGIAVKLLFPGRFDRLSVGLYLAMGWSGLIAYDAGLSSLPSVALWFIIAGGLLYSFGVIFHAWQRLRFQNVIWHSFVLLGAACHYTAVLDLVLT, from the coding sequence ATGTCCGTCTTCAGACTGAAGCAGTTCGCCTCCCATTCGGCCCATGCGGCCGCTGATGCGATTCGCTGGAATTACGACCGCGCCGAGCTGATCGCCGACGGCATCGTTCACGGCATTGGCGTGTTCAGTGCGATTATTGCCGTCACCGTGCTGATCGTGCTCGCGGCCGTGTTCGCCTCGGCCTATGAGATCGTCACCGTGTCGGTCTATGCCGCGGGCTTGCTCGCGATGCTCGGATTTTCCGCCGCCTATAACCTCTGGCCGGTCTCGCGCCGCAAATGGATCCTGCGCCGCTTCGATCACTCGGCGATCTACGTGTTGATTGCGGCGACCTATACGCCGATCTTTGCCCAGTTGCAGGACCGCGCGTTCGCGATGTCGCTGCTCGCTGGCGTCTGGGGCGTGGCGGCGGTCGGCATCGCGGTGAAACTGCTGTTCCCCGGACGGTTCGACCGGCTCTCGGTCGGGCTCTATCTGGCCATGGGCTGGAGCGGCCTGATCGCCTATGACGCCGGCCTTTCCTCGCTGCCAAGTGTGGCGTTGTGGTTCATTATCGCCGGTGGCCTGCTTTACAGTTTCGGGGTAATCTTCCACGCATGGCAACGGCTGCGGTTCCAGAACGTGATCTGGCATTCGTTCGTGCTGCTCGGCGCGGCGTGCCACTATACGGCCGTGCTCGACCTCGTTCTGACGTAA
- a CDS encoding MarR family winged helix-turn-helix transcriptional regulator, whose amino-acid sequence MPDLDIALIDGIRSASRQMVRELGFMEATVAATDYPPSAVHTVLEIGLRGPMTAMQLAEFLHLEKSSVSRMVHKLIEAGELKETTDPIDARSKPLSLTAKGRRTLATLHDFGRRQVTGALGHLSKSEQRTVCEGLRLYAAALKADRQTGREAAPALDE is encoded by the coding sequence ATGCCTGACCTCGACATTGCCCTCATCGACGGCATTCGTTCGGCCTCCCGGCAGATGGTGCGCGAACTCGGCTTCATGGAGGCGACGGTCGCAGCCACCGACTATCCACCGTCGGCGGTCCACACCGTCCTCGAGATTGGCTTGCGCGGCCCGATGACCGCGATGCAACTCGCGGAATTCCTGCATCTGGAGAAATCGAGCGTCAGCCGCATGGTTCACAAGCTGATCGAGGCCGGCGAACTCAAGGAGACGACGGACCCGATCGATGCGCGCAGCAAGCCGCTGTCGCTCACGGCGAAAGGGCGGCGCACGCTGGCTACGCTTCACGATTTCGGCAGGCGCCAGGTGACGGGCGCGCTCGGGCATTTGAGCAAATCCGAGCAGCGAACGGTGTGCGAAGGCTTGAGGCTGTATGCAGCTGCCCTAAAAGCGGACCGGCAGACAGGCCGTGAGGCCGCGCCGGCGCTGGATGAGTGA
- a CDS encoding YcjF family protein produces the protein MSERSYRRPATFKLDDAKVVVTDASEQGHPARGTIHVTPEDDAPQLPVAIEPTILPAERRFRWGTLFWGAVGGLVLLGAGLGVAHLIEDLFARSDSLGFLGLALTLVATLSLLVIAAREAICLMRLSTIEELHRRAAAVIVSDDRNESRNVLRDLLKIAHANPHLARARATLTHHSGDIIDGADMIRLAERELMSPLDQEARMLISAAAQRVSLVTAISPRALFDVAFVFAASLRLIRQLALLYGGRPGTLGMIKLIRHVLAHLAITGGMAASDSVIQQILGHGLTAKLSQRLGEGFLNGLLTARLGLAAIDLTRPLPFTALPRPSLTDLAKDLLRQRDGEK, from the coding sequence ATGAGCGAGCGTTCCTATCGCAGGCCCGCGACCTTCAAGCTCGACGATGCCAAGGTGGTCGTGACCGATGCGAGCGAGCAAGGCCATCCGGCGCGCGGCACCATTCACGTCACCCCGGAAGACGATGCGCCGCAGTTGCCGGTTGCGATCGAGCCAACGATTTTGCCGGCCGAGCGGCGTTTTCGCTGGGGCACGCTGTTCTGGGGTGCCGTTGGCGGGCTGGTGCTGCTCGGGGCCGGCCTCGGTGTGGCGCACCTGATCGAGGACCTGTTTGCGCGCAGCGACAGCCTCGGCTTCCTCGGCCTGGCGCTGACGTTGGTGGCCACGCTTTCGCTGCTGGTGATCGCCGCGCGCGAGGCGATCTGCCTGATGCGGCTATCGACGATCGAAGAACTGCACCGGCGCGCGGCCGCGGTTATCGTGAGCGACGATCGCAACGAAAGCCGCAACGTGCTGCGCGACCTCCTGAAGATCGCGCATGCCAATCCGCACCTGGCGCGCGCCCGCGCCACACTGACCCACCACTCAGGCGACATCATCGACGGCGCCGACATGATTCGGCTGGCCGAACGCGAATTGATGAGCCCGCTCGACCAGGAAGCGCGGATGCTGATTTCCGCCGCCGCCCAGCGTGTCTCGCTCGTCACCGCGATCAGCCCGCGCGCGCTGTTCGACGTCGCCTTCGTGTTTGCGGCCTCGCTCCGCCTGATCCGGCAGCTCGCTTTGCTCTATGGCGGCCGGCCCGGCACGCTCGGCATGATCAAGTTGATCCGCCATGTGCTGGCGCATCTGGCGATCACCGGCGGCATGGCCGCGAGCGACAGCGTGATCCAGCAGATCCTCGGTCACGGCCTGACGGCCAAATTGTCGCAGCGGCTCGGCGAAGGCTTCCTCAACGGGCTGCTGACGGCGCGGCTCGGACTGGCGGCGATCGACCTCACCAGGCCGCTGCCGTTTACGGCGTTGCCGCGTCCGTCGCTGACCGATCTCGCCAAGGACCTGTTGCGCCAGCGCGACGGCGAGAAGTGA
- a CDS encoding YcjX family protein, with protein MAFDFSDMVEEARISARALMDFSEGLFNPTLRLGITGLSRAGKTVFITALIHGLTRGGRFPVFEPLATGRIARARLEPQPDDAVPRFDYERHVHTLIDQRAWPNSTVDISELRLVIDYQRQNGAERTLTLDIVDYPGEWLLDLPLLNKSYEQWSRESLALSRGGARAPLASAWHAYLSGLKAEAPADEQAALASARLFTEYLRACRDERFAMSLLPPGRFLMPGSLAGSPALTFAPLDVPEDGTAPEGSLWAMMRRRYRSYKDVVVRPFFRDHFARLDRQVVLVDALAAFNSGPSALFDLEAALAGILDCFRVGRGTFLNALFRPKIDRILFAATKADHLHHSSHDRLEAVLRRAVTRAAARAEDTGATIDVVALAAVRATREAQVTRGRETLPSILGTPMSGEKADGEVFDGNTEVATFPGELPDDPQALFAGENAFRGLAGGQDDGTDFRFLRFRPPPLAQEGENGPALPHIRLDRAMQFLIGDRLQ; from the coding sequence ATGGCCTTTGATTTTTCCGACATGGTGGAAGAGGCGCGCATTTCGGCGCGCGCGCTGATGGATTTCAGCGAAGGCCTCTTCAATCCCACGCTGCGGCTCGGAATCACCGGACTTTCACGGGCCGGCAAGACGGTGTTCATCACGGCCTTGATCCACGGCCTCACCCGCGGCGGGCGTTTTCCCGTGTTCGAGCCGCTCGCCACAGGCCGGATCGCGCGTGCCCGGCTCGAGCCGCAGCCGGACGACGCGGTGCCGCGCTTTGACTACGAGCGCCACGTCCACACCCTCATCGACCAGCGCGCCTGGCCGAACTCAACGGTGGACATCAGCGAGTTGCGGCTCGTGATCGACTATCAGCGACAGAACGGCGCGGAACGCACGCTCACGCTGGACATTGTCGACTACCCCGGCGAATGGCTGCTCGATCTGCCGTTGCTCAACAAATCCTACGAACAGTGGTCACGCGAGAGCCTGGCGTTGTCGCGTGGCGGGGCCCGCGCGCCGCTTGCCTCCGCCTGGCATGCGTACCTCTCGGGCCTCAAGGCCGAGGCGCCGGCAGACGAGCAGGCGGCGCTCGCCTCGGCGCGGCTGTTCACCGAGTACCTGCGCGCCTGCCGCGACGAGCGCTTCGCCATGAGCCTGTTGCCGCCGGGCCGTTTCCTGATGCCCGGCAGCCTCGCGGGTTCGCCGGCGCTGACCTTTGCACCGCTGGATGTGCCGGAAGACGGCACCGCGCCAGAGGGATCGCTGTGGGCGATGATGCGGCGGCGCTATCGGTCCTACAAGGACGTCGTGGTGCGGCCGTTCTTCCGCGACCATTTCGCGCGGCTCGACCGCCAAGTGGTCCTGGTCGATGCGCTGGCTGCGTTCAACTCGGGTCCAAGCGCGCTGTTCGATCTCGAGGCGGCGCTCGCCGGCATCCTCGATTGCTTCCGGGTCGGCCGCGGCACGTTCCTCAATGCGCTGTTTCGCCCGAAGATCGATCGCATCCTGTTTGCCGCGACCAAAGCCGATCACTTGCATCATTCGAGTCATGATCGCCTGGAAGCGGTGCTGCGGCGCGCCGTCACGCGCGCGGCGGCTCGCGCCGAAGACACTGGCGCTACCATCGACGTGGTGGCGCTGGCCGCGGTCCGCGCCACACGTGAGGCGCAAGTGACACGCGGGCGCGAAACGCTGCCGTCGATCCTGGGAACGCCGATGTCAGGCGAGAAAGCGGACGGCGAGGTGTTCGACGGCAACACGGAAGTAGCGACCTTTCCAGGCGAGCTGCCCGACGACCCGCAAGCTTTGTTCGCGGGTGAAAACGCGTTTCGCGGCCTTGCCGGCGGCCAGGACGATGGGACCGACTTCCGCTTCCTGCGCTTCCGCCCCCCGCCTCTTGCGCAAGAGGGCGAGAATGGTCCGGCGCTGCCTCACATCCGCCTCGACCGGGCGATGCAGTTCCTGATTGGAGACCGACTGCAATGA